The Anolis sagrei isolate rAnoSag1 chromosome 6, rAnoSag1.mat, whole genome shotgun sequence genome includes the window tagatgtgggtgaaacatcaggagagaatgcttctggaacatgggcatacaacccagaaaattcacagcaacccaattttaaCAACATTTAGGGTTTGAACGATTGTACAAATAAAGATGTGGAAGGCCTTGCTTTTGGTTTTGTGCTTACCTCCTTGCAGCCGTgatttctcttctcttttgtgAACCCCAAACATGGCACTTAGAGCAACCCCCAACAGCTTTTTCATTTGTTCCATAGCTTGTGGGGTGGCCCAAGCCGGTACAGGATGAGAATGAATTTTCTGCAATAAAGAAAAAGATTTCTCTGTGACATGTCCTTCCCTTTCTCATTCCCATTGGCTTGGGCGTTTTATAGACCTTCCTATTTATATACACTATGTCTTAAGACTCCTCTTCTGCACTTTTTGGCTTACACAGGATCCAAAAGTTGGCAGATGGCTACAGTTCATGAATACAACACGcaaaattgttttttattttaaatatatcaaataaaacaaaacagatgCTGTCCTTATATCTCAGAATTTGATCccatctgtttatcccagattatctgacagtgtggactcatataatccagtttaagcagaaaacctgggatcaaagaaaacctgggatataaggacaagtGTATAAGGGGCCAGACTCCGTTTTCACTTGGTGCAATGAGCATTTctgtcattttttaatttttaaactattacatttggcccagccataggtttttaaatccttgtgtgttactgtttattgtttatatgtgatttatattaattgtattgtatttattgtttttgtttattgctttgtttattgatatactgtttggcttggcctcatgtaagccgctccgagtccggggaggccctctgtcagctccagcttcccacgcggaacatgagagaagcctcccacaaggatagtaaaacatcaaaacatcttggcgtcccctaggcaacgtccttggagacattgcccaattctctcacaccagaagcgacttgcagtttctcaagtcactcctgacatgaaaaaaaaagtgctGAGTAGGGAGTACAATCCAGGATGGAAAAATAAATTCACTTCCAACCCTATTCCAACCAGCATTTCATTCCATATCTGTGGGGAAGATGTGTGATATTGAAGGCTGTCATTTCAGCCTTGATAATACCTGTGAAGCATAGAGCTCAGGCcctttcaacactgccatataaaatccagatgattttatccagttcaaagcagataatatgaattatttgctttgataatctgtattatatggcagtgtagaagaggcctcactCATAACCTCATactctccaatatttcacagaggaAAACTGGGAAACATGGCAAAGCAAtgtcagagtgtggtcaaaatggcCAGAGTTATCCATGAAGAACATAAAATTTGGGAGATGTTCAACAGTTTGCTTTTTGCCTGAGGCCTCTtctactgtgctggtacagctgtaccagaagttccaattctgtttgctttgcattaaatgtttgtttgcaatcccaggcttgggattttgcagcagggtggcgtcctgttatagtttgcaatcatagggcaagccacctatcaattatagttaggttccctggtcccgcccctttttgagttttagtgggaataggagccattttgagttcagttctcacagagaagcctttcgcacagaaCATAaaagaagagctcctgtagaaagcttcgtcttctacagcccACAGTTTGGccaaggattatacagccttacagctccttctttttccctggaagtctacaaagctctgcttggcaagggtcgctcgtggaagccagacgcagttggtaccgggtgcaggggctccacgccaacagaggcaagtacagactgcccagattagatgttaaggatttccccattagttaattacagttaagaagaaagtgcctgttcccagtgaacaagattgcaagagccaatagactgttaagaatgctttaaagtacctgtttgtttttcattaataaagaactttgttggatttactttaagcaatctaaagactctgtttgggggaatctaagggcctttaatctgaggcagccccggcatcccgttgggcacacagaatttatgtcctgtctacagtcatatgcacaggcccagcgtgtgacagcacatctacactgccatataatccagattatcaaagcagataaatcacatttttctgctttgaaatggattatatgagtctacactgccatataatcaaatttaaagcagataatttggatgttatatgaaaagaaaacaatgacTTCTTGATTCCCTCAAAAATAAAATTTGGGGAAGGTGATTGCATAAGAAAAGCCTTCACTAGCaatacttttattacattttatgatAGTTGGAGCTTAATAtgacttagggctcttccacactgtccctatatcctagcatctgattccaggtttaacccaggttatctggcagttgggactcatatattccagtttaaagtagatcatctgggatcagatactgggataaagggtagtgtggaagggctcatagtaaaggtttccctgaagttaagtctagttgtgtccaactctggggtggtggtgttcatcgtcatttctatgccgaagagccggcattgtccattgacacctccaaggtcatgtggccagcatgactgtatggagcaccattaccttcccgcagaagcggtactcattgatctgctcacatttgcatgttttcgaacagcttggttggcagaagctgggcctaacagtgggagctcaccctgccccctggattcgaaccaccaaccttttggtcagcaagttcagcagctcagtggtttaatccgctgtgaCACCAGGGCCCCTATAGTAGTTTATTACAAATACCTGGACAATTAAAGCATCGTAGGCATTCCAGAGTTTATGATTGCTAAAATCGAGAACACTCTTTGGATCAAATCCCATTTTAGCTGCTATTTCACCGACAAACttctgcaaaataaaacaaagaagtGTCAATAGTTTGTCCATTCGGATCAATGTGTACACATTTTGGGCCTCTTTCTGCAATGACAGGGTTTTACTTTTCTTACAGATTTTAAACTTGGTATTCAGTGCTCAGTTCAAAGGCAATGAATACAATAAATGACTGGCTGActgaacaacaacgacaacaacaacggCATGGGATAAAATGCAGGCTGCATGACTGTTACGcagaatgaaaaatggaacaCAAAGCCAATAAAATCAAACTTAATAAAAAGGTAAGACATTTTCAATAACTAATAAAACCAGCATTAAAAGGAATCCAGGAATCCAGTAGCAATTTTGAAATGAATTTGCTTATTCTAGCATGTGCTTTTGTGGCTATCAATctgaggtggccctaggtaattttcaatggtaagcaaacagtattttgcccccccccccccacccaccaatcactgatatatattttctgttcgttgtgggagttctgtgtgccatatttggttcaattccatcattggtggggttcagaatgctctttgattttaggtgaactatatatcccagtaacgacaacttgcatatgtcaaggtctattttcctccaagagtgcctcaagagtgcccctgggcaaaatcaactgtactgcaaatgcttactttgcgtaatgggttgagccgcccctgctatcAATCATTTTCTTTGGACGCCTCTGAAATAGTTGTTTGATGTGCACAGAAGCTTGTGCACTATGcgatagtgtagatgtgcccacatctgaactttaaaaaaatcaggttcagcatcttggatagttTCTTTTAAGTCTGTAATAAAGCCCGGAGCATGTCTCCGATGACATGGGACCTACTAGCCATCTCTGGCTGTGGTAAAAGTGGGGTGGATGAAAGGACCATATGTTATATGCCACAGAAGTCTACTGCTATATTGCTAAAGCTCAAGAGAGTTCAGAAGTTAAGAATATTAGATAATTAGGGAAACTGCCATTGGAATGGGAACTCtggtcgccctaaagggctgagaatggcggttaataaatgcatcaaataaataaataaatcaaataaatgggAACTCTGGTTCTCTCCTGTGAGGGCTGCTGTGAAAGGAGATGCTTGGTGTGATGATTGCCAGTCAAAGTAACTCTGAATCACCTAAAATGCTCCTTGGAACACACTGTGATCAAGagactgtggctggatctacattgccctatatctcaggatctgatcctattattatctgcttatcccatattatctggcagtgtagactcatataatccagttcaaagcagataatctggactttatagggcagtgtagatggggccgtaGATCCAGCCAGTTAGTAAAACTAACTTGGGAGCCTTCTTAAACGGTCTTTTTAAAGGAGTGCTCTTAATAAACAGCAAAAAGCAATGAACTGGGGGCAGGAGGGAGAACTGAAGAAGTAGAGGGATTTTAATTTTGAATGACAGAGAAGGatgttaaatatattaaataaaccaAAGGTGTGAGAAGAATACCTGTCATAAGCCCAAGGTCAGCCTTCTAAAGTTAAAGGGAAACTTTAGAAGCAAAAAATGTGCAAGTTTGCTGTAAACAGGctctatctcaggcatgggcaaacttgggccctccaggtgttttggactccaactcccacaattcctaacagccggtaggttgttaagaattgtgggagttgaagtccaaaacacttggaggacccaagtttgcccatgcctgctctatatagagatatatatgcAGAGGGTCACATCTGGTGGTCAAAATAAGTAATTACAGTCAGTGTtttattcctttttatttttgttgatatTGTGAATTCTAGACTTAGTTTTAAGACCAGAGCATATGAAGGAAGAGGATCAGTGGAAATGACAGGAAAATCTGGAGATATGTCACAAGCGAGTTTAGATGAGCTGAAGTCCTTAAAACTTAAGATAGCACAAATGGACTCTGATTTTAAACAGAGTTGAAAAATTGTAGATGGGAAATGAAAAATAAAGAGGCAGAAGTGAAATACTTTCACAaaattgtaataaataaataaataaataaatccagaatcaaaaacaaagaaataaagaagttgtagagagagaaaaaactggaaaattgAGAACGTGAGTGTGATTACATTGATTGAACTGAGGGAATGTGAAACATGTTGATATTTTCAGAATGATTCCAGAACAACTAGATGACAATATTCAAGCAGAAATTATCAAAACCTTAGCAACTCTTATGGAGAAGCAATGTGAGGAGATGGAACTGGAAAAGATAGCTGTTATCAGATTACATACATAATTCCACAGTAAGAAAAAGCTGAGATCTTGCATTGCCAGATGTCACTATAATGATTAGCTCTATCATTGTAGTCATTCCACCAATCAATACGCCCACTTCCTGACACATTTGTCCCATGTTTGCTTCTGGTTTCTTACCATGTTTGGCTTTACTTTACCCATGACTTCTTTTGCAGCCATGGTTTCTTTTAGAAGGACATGAAATCGTTTACAGGTGCGAGTAGGATATGATAAcaactaaaaaacaaataaaaatgttattagctgataaaatttattttactattatttatctATAATAACTGGATTCATTATTATTCCTAGTATGATGTCTTCTCCACATATTAGGAATTTGGGGCAGAGTAAGTATGCTCAAAATACAGTATATGTGTTCATGTATATGTCCACGTATATGCATGTGTGAGGATAACAAACACATTGAGAGCTTCTCGTCTGTAGGGCCAATTCCCTTTCGACTATGACTTGCCCACGTCTGTTTTGTGCTCCCAACATACTTATCCGGAACCTATAATTTGGCCCTCAGGTCAAAACATTTTCTCACCGCAAAGTAGAGTATATGAACAAAAGAACAATGCAAGGTGGAGACAGGTGTGGTAGGACACAACCTTGTTTCTTAACCAAAAATTGTTTGCTTTACATTTCCTTAAAATGGGAAGATAATAGGCTTAAATTCTATTCCaccaatgtttgatgttttcaaAACTTTGACTTAATTCAATTACAGCAGAGCCTTCTTTGACAAATCTACTATGGGGCTAAGGAAAGGTTTCTCCACTTTCAAAACATTCTGGTCATTGCCTGAGAAGTGAAAACATTTTCATCATCTACTTGCCAGGCATAAACTTGTTTGGTGGAGAAGTCTTGAAAGCAAAGAGAAATGTTTTGGtggtcatttaaaaaaattattaccggtattttgttttatcttttgtgTGTACAAAGGAATACCTTCCCTATTAATTATGCCAAAGGCTTCTTTGGTAGAGCCAAGAATCAGTTCCCTACATGGTACAGTTTGGGAATAATTATATGTGTCCATTTGCCCCACCCAACCACCACCATCCATACACAGTGTAGTGGATTCAGAATCTGCCATCTGTAAGGTTATTCCTACCATATCACTCACAAACACcaattcctttcctcttctcttaaaTCTGTAACACTGCACAAAAAGCAATAGAGGTGAATATCAAAATAAGAAGGGGAAGGTTTTCCCTCCTTGTTCCTATGTTGCCATCCTGACCTGGCTTCAAGGAACTTTGATTACTATGAGAGATGTGCCTAGACCTGCCATACTTGAATTCCTCAAATTTGCATATTGTGAAAGCTTTTCTAATGGGTAGTTGTGACTACTGTACACCATCACTGTAATACTGCTATGTTGCTACCGTAACTGGACACTTTCCAAGATAACATACACATTATTTGATACGTTAAAAACACCACATATTTACTTGCCTTTTCCTGTGACCGAGGCACTGTGTGAACTGGTATAGGTTGCCAACGAAGTTTAGCATTCCAGATCTGCTCGCCCTCAGGGGGAAAGAGACCGGCTAGATTGGCCTGAGCACTCATAATGGTTCGATCATAATCTGTACTGTACACATAGATCTAGAAAAGAAATCAGAAAGAATGGCTTAGCTGCCATGTTGATTCTGTGTTGTTCTTGTTTTACCATAATAGTACACACGGCAGCTGTGTTAGCACTTTACAGTAGATGAATCCTTATTATTAAGTCATCATGTGCATGACTTAATAATAAGTCATGCACATGTACAGTAAACAGACCAGGTAAGTGAAACAGAAGAATTAAGTTTTGTATCTATGAAATAGGCTTGTGGAATTTGGCTGGAGGGCAATTGGTTTTTGGCATCCaaatttttgggagcctcccgaaaaATCGGCTAatagaaaaatctgtttttgccTAGGCAGCTGAAAGATCCAAATAGTTGGCAGCAATGAGGAACTTACAtggctcctttccttttttccctttaagggagcctgggtttcagcaacagggttaaggaagcaatcttcctgggaccctttcctttttttcccttcaagggagtctgagtttagcaatggggttaagaaagcagaCACAGTTTGCGTAAGCCACATCACATTATTCTTCTATTCCTATAGGCCCAACATGCAGGGCTCACAAGGAAATCCCGTGCAAGCAGTGTGATGTCAAATAGGGAAGAACGAACTGTGATCGGCTGCCATGTGGTTCTGTAATGGATGAAAAAAGGTAACAGCTGAGCCCTTGTTGTTATGGCCATCTGCTCAAGCCCAACAATccggattggctgaagggaaccgACCACTCTGAATATTTGCAGAAGCCTACTGTGAAGTAGATATAGTAGCAACCAGGGATGAATTAAAATAGTTTTATGAGCCATATTTGCCTTACAAACGGAGAGTCTCTTTTTCAGACTCTCACCAAGATTTTCCTTAATCTTCCAAATGGAAATATGTACATATTTTGGTATATGTGTTTCTTAAAGTATGTTTATCAAATCTACATTTTTCTTATGATATACGTTTTTACACATTTTCTTACTGGTTGTGTTATATATGTGCACATATTTAAAAGATGTGCATTTTCCCCCACACACATTTTCCAAATGTATACTTGTGTATCTTTTTCTTCACTGAAACACATGCTGAATGTGTTAAATCTATGGATTTCTGAGGCAAGATGCACTATATCCTATTGTTACAAATacacctcacctcactacctctgagaatgcttgccatagatgcaggtgaaacatcaggagagaatgcctcctataacctacaacaacccacaaataaagttttattattgctgCTCTCAGGTGTGAAACATTCCCATTTCATAGGGAAATTAATCCTCATTTTGTATCCCATATTTGCTTGTCTGAAACAAAAGCCCTGATCACAATTACTTTCATCATTTTATTTGTGCTAATGCTACTGTTAAATGAGCAGGGAAAGATGTATTGTTGATTCAAGTACTTGCCTCTTTTCGCTTGTAATCCTGACTTAAGAATTTTTTATATGTCTTCCTTATGTATTGTCCAAGGTCATAGTGCTGCTGCATTCCAATCTATGGGGGAAAACAGTATACAGCAGTTTTTCAGTTAACCAGAATTCaagcaactggaactctcaaCCAACAGGCtaaaaaaatatcaaagaaaCAATACTTGaaaaaagctgtttttataatacaatgaaacagtaaaactgtgttatatTACATTTAcctttatttgtctttatttgcttttgattactgtatttcaatatgaaTATCAAGACAATACAATCATGGTATAGTATTACTTAGGTCTATTTTAATATTGTCATAACTCTCATGCAACCAGAAATTATCCAGCAACTTCCAATCCTCGTGGATGCCAGTTAACTGAGTATACTGTTAATATAAACATATGTATTTGTTAATGCCTCTTTGAGCTATCTCTGTGCTAACTACTAGTTCAAAAGACCCTTGCATTTTACCAGAACAGTGTTGACTACAAATGAAACAATCATAATACAGTATAACAAAAGAATTGAGCTTTGAAGTATGCCTTCATAACTTCatggcatctatataaataacagtAATATCTATAACCTCATGACTAATTAAAAAAGGAACAGGATACAATCTCCTATACATAATGAGGATGTTCTTAATAGCAAAAAGCCCTGATGGCAGCTCTGAATTTATTGGTACTTTTCTAGAACCTGGTTGAAGCAAACCCTCCGATTTTTATCGCCCCATTTGTAGGCTAGGAAACTGGAGGTCTATTTTTGGATTATTACTTTTGGGTAGGATTGTCAGAATGAAAACTGGCAAGAGCTTCTGTACCACTAAAGATTGTATGGAAGAGGGGATTTGAGCAGGTAACCGGGTATAATATCTGCTGAATTTCCCTTTTGAGAGTGGCAAAATTTGCAGTTTTACTGTTCCTCTCACAAGTTGCATCTTTTATTCATTCATCCTGTTGAAGTTCAGCCTGTGTctgtgtttcaggatcaaggtgAATCTGATATGGGGAATTATGATGTCATTGAGagtcaagatggagatggtttggtcaatgatattaattcagagaatgacatagggacaccagttcaaagtgtagtttctcatgagaatgttcctacagaaTATAGGGATGTTAGTTTACTCCCTGACACAGAGAGTTCTCAGGATTTGaggtttgaaaacaacttgacaccTGGAAAAATTAATGAGCAGATAGATAATGAGCACATAGACAGACGGCTGGAATTCAGCCGGGATAGACAGCTTAGCCAAGGTTTTTACTGTTCTTCTAGGCTTCGAGAGATAAGGGCATGAGGCAGTCAAGGAAAACGAAGCCAATTTCTGGGTGCAGGGAATAGCCTATATAGTTCTCACCAGGGAAATTCttgtcagatgaagcattgtttcagaATCCTGCCTAGTCCTTAGTGTTGTTCTATGGAattcttgcttggaagattcatgttatggatttcttgttcatggtttgaaTCTTTGTATCTTGGAATTATATATTCATGCTGTGGATTAATATTTTCCTGGTTCTCTGGATTTTATTATAACAGTCTGGACTttgcttttgaactttgctgaaccctgCCTTGGAATACCTTTTTACCTTATTAGACTGATCTATTTTTCAACGCatatttttactttgctgtttttatttgtcTTCAGTAAAAAAGAATTGTTTTTCCTAAccagtcagagggttattcctgttctggagtgcaacacatccACACCAGGGTGAGTGAATGAAGGGTGCTACTTGCTTGTATGCCTGCCTCTTTGGAGGTATGGGGCACCCATCAACtttgccaggctttagcacagcaggttaaattggCAGCTgaagaaaatcttgctgatcgaaagggcaacagttcaagcccaggttggggcgAGCTCCCAACTTCTGCTCATCCAGCTGTTCGATATAAGTGCCACTTTggagggaggtaataaaaggcgcccatgTGGGCATGCCAGCAAtgtctaaagacaacaaagctcttCGGCATGTAAGATGGACGACAGCATCCCGCCCGCCCCCCCGTGGCTGGAGTCGAgcactgt containing:
- the LOC132779756 gene encoding prostatic acid phosphatase-like; its protein translation is MSISVVCLMYSFTFLSIFFGLLLQSTTGRELKFVVTVFRHGDRTPISTFPTNPVKEDVWPQGYEQLTKIGMQQHYDLGQYIRKTYKKFLSQDYKRKEIYVYSTDYDRTIMSAQANLAGLFPPEGEQIWNAKLRWQPIPVHTVPRSQEKLLSYPTRTCKRFHVLLKETMAAKEVMGKVKPNMKFVGEIAAKMGFDPKSVLDFSNHKLWNAYDALIVQKIHSHPVPAWATPQAMEQMKKLLGVALSAMFGVHKREEKSRLQGGVLVKAILDDITKATDPKNELKMKMYSGHDMTIAALQVALNVFEPHLPPYAASQFFELYKEDNGGHTIEMYYRPDVNAERRPLTLPGCEKSCPLEKFKQLVSPILANNVEEECNKV